Genomic window (Ignavibacteria bacterium):
ATGATCACAACAAGGTTAGCTGAATCCTCTTGATCTTCAACATAAAGGATTTTTGGACGTGTATCAGTATTTTCTTGCATTTTCCATCTCCAGCTTAATTATCTAATGGTATTTTTATTGTTACAGTTGTACCGATTCCTTTTTGACTTTCGACTGAAATTTTTCCGTTCATGTAGTCAATATAACTTTTTGTTAATGCTAAACCAAGTCCAGTCCCTTCGAAAGGTCTGCTTATGCCAATTACTTCCTGGCTGAAAGGCTGATAAAGGTGCCTTTGATATTTTTCCGACATACCGATTCCTTCATCTTTAACTGAACAAACGGCAAATTTATTATCTTTAGTAAGCTTGATCTCTATTTTCCCTTTTTCACTGTATTTTATTGCGTTGCCAATAATATTAATTAATGCTCCATTTAAACAATAATAGTCGGCAATCACTAAAACATCAGAAGTTGGTAGTAATAATTCCATTTCAAGATTCTTTTTCTCGGCTAAAATATTTAATTGCTGACAGACTGATTTAATTACAGCGTTCATCGAAATCGAAATAAGTTCAATAATAAATTCATTAGCTTCAATTCGTGAGATGTCTAAAATTTGTGTAATTGTATTTAACAATCTTAAACTACCCTTTTCAACTGCTTCGAAGTACTGTTCATGTTCTGGATTACCACTCTCTTCAAAAAGTTCTCTTATTATTCCATTAAATCCAATAATCGCATTCAGTGGAGTACGAATTTCATGTGACATAGCTGAGAGGAAGCCACTCTTTAGCCTATTTGCTTCCTCTGCTTTTTCTTTTGCGGCGATTAATTCTTCAAATATTTTTTTTCTTTCAGTAATATCTTTAACTACGGTTATATAATAGATTACAGAATCGTTACGTTTAATAAAAGTTGTGTGTAAATCACACCAGATTTTTGTGCCATCTTTTTTTACAAGTCGAACCTCGGCTTTAATACTATGTTTGGCATTAGTAATTGCATCATTAATTTTTTTACCATAATCAAGAAATTCTTCTTCTGATGGATAAAGAATGTTTGTTTGTTTTCCAATTATTTCTTCCGGTATATAACCAAATATTTCAGTAACTGCTTTATTAACTTGTACAATTTTTCTTTCTGGCATCGATATTGTAAATATTGCATCGCCAA
Coding sequences:
- a CDS encoding PAS domain-containing sensor histidine kinase, which produces LVAQNSSELINISSLDGTMTFLNEAGSRMLGISTQDVERHNIMEVIPDHLKGLVQNELLPDLMEKGHWEGNLQYRNIETGVLTDVHAMCFAIRNEKTGAPLFLANVSLDITERKRAENQLRKLSQAVEQSPASVVITNPDGYIEYVNPKFIEITGYTLEEAVGQNPRILKSGVHTVALYKELWDTISSGKEWKGELCNKKKNGELYWESELIFPIKNERGEILHFMALKEDITERRSAEQKIQESERFLSTLFDAVGDAIFTISMPERKIVQVNKAVTEIFGYIPEEIIGKQTNILYPSEEEFLDYGKKINDAITNAKHSIKAEVRLVKKDGTKIWCDLHTTFIKRNDSVIYYITVVKDITERKKIFEELIAAKEKAEEANRLKSGFLSAMSHEIRTPLNAIIGFNGIIRELFEESGNPEHEQYFEAVEKGSLRLLNTITQILDISRIEANEFIIELISISMNAVIKSVCQQLNILAEKKNLEMELLLPTSDVLVIADYYCLNGALINIIGNAIKYSEKGKIEIKLTKDNKFAVCSVKDEGIGMSEKYQRHLYQPFSQEVIGISRPFEGTGLGLALTKSYIDYMNGKISVESQKGIGTTVTIKIPLDN